A window from Equus caballus isolate H_3958 breed thoroughbred chromosome 8, TB-T2T, whole genome shotgun sequence encodes these proteins:
- the CFAP73 gene encoding cilia- and flagella-associated protein 73 isoform X2, translating into MAVPWEEYFRLALQEKLATSPEQNVDHLPPVLHLLEKRRELAEADQGLQAQKQAFQTTMAALKQRWEQLEQKERELKGAFVRFDKLLQESEARRGRAQRRAAEERRRAGRQEAEALRLRTQLRELQEERARLQRRLERLEPCARLLGRVLEQLPEFQEVPELVARFGGLADVQAALRLTARQRLAELEEARARLQRLRDAGQDELLRQGQRRAQLLERLEAARERTRHWESKWVQIQNTAAEKTLLLGRTRMSALNLFQLVCQHQRQPASLNIEDTEGQLEQVPKAWPLREGEQTQREAPQLAPVPIPLLSRARCPGCHPNARPGVPAAPSVPHAEPGDWCNQFARAGLAQEATGRDRGSARSNRQRPVPVQPAV; encoded by the exons ATGGCAGTGCCCTGGGAGGAGTATTTCCGACTGGCCTTGCAGGAGAAACTGGCTAC ATCCCCCGAGCAGAATGTGGACCACCTCCCGCCAGTGCTCCATCTCCTGGAGAAGAGGCGAGAGCTGGCGGAGGCAGACCAGGGCCTGCAGGCCCAGAAGCAG gcGTTCCAGACCACCATGGCAGCCCTGAAACAGCGCTGGGAACAGCTGGAACAGAAGGAGCGGGAGCTCAAAGGGGCCTTTGTCCGCTTTGACAAGCTTCTGCAG GAGTCCGAGGCCCGGCGCGGCCGCGCGCAGCGGAGGGCGGCGGAGGAGCGGCGCCGCGCGGGCCGCCAGGAGGCCGAGGCGCTGCGGCTGCGGACCCAGCTgcgggagctgcaggaggagcgcgcgcggctgcagCGGCGGCTGGAGCGCCTGGAGCCCTGCGCGCGCCTGCTGGGGCGGGTGCTGGAGCAGCTGCCCGAG TTCCAGGAGGTCCCCGAGCTGGTGGCGCGCTTCGGCGGCCTGGCCGACGTGCAGGCGGCGCTGAGGCTCACGGCGCGCCAGCGGCTCGCGGAGCTGGAGGAGGCGCGCGCGCGGCTGCAGCGGCTGCGGGACGCCGGGCAGGACGAGCTGCTCCGGCAGGGCCAGCGGCGAGCGCAGCTGCTGGAGCGCCTGGAGGCGGCGCGGGAGCGCACGCGGCACTGG GAATCCAAGTGGGTTCAGATCCAGAACACGGCAGCTGAGAAGACCCTGCTCCTGGGACGCACTAGGATGTCAGCGCTCAACCTGTTCCAGCTGGTGTGCCAGCATCAGAGGCAGCCGGCCTCCCTGAACATCGAGGACACAGAGGGGCAGCTGGAGCAG GTGCCCAAAGCATGGCCCCTCCGAGAAGGGGAGCAAACACAAAGGGAGGCGCCCCAGCTTGCCCCTGTCCCCATCCCACTCCTGTCCCGGGCCCGATGTCCAGGATGCCACCCAAACGCCAGGCCCGGAGTCCCCGCAGCCCCCTCTGTGCCTCATGCTGAGCCGGGTGATTGGTGTAACCAGTTCgccagggctggcctggcacAGGAGGCCACTGGGAGGGACAGAGGCTCGGCACGAAGTAACAGGCAAAGGCCAGTCCCTGTTCAGCCAGCCGTCTGA
- the CFAP73 gene encoding cilia- and flagella-associated protein 73 isoform X1 produces the protein MAVPWEEYFRLALQEKLATSPEQNVDHLPPVLHLLEKRRELAEADQGLQAQKQAFQTTMAALKQRWEQLEQKERELKGAFVRFDKLLQESEARRGRAQRRAAEERRRAGRQEAEALRLRTQLRELQEERARLQRRLERLEPCARLLGRVLEQLPEFQEVPELVARFGGLADVQAALRLTARQRLAELEEARARLQRLRDAGQDELLRQGQRRAQLLERLEAARERTRHWESKWVQIQNTAAEKTLLLGRTRMSALNLFQLVCQHQRQPASLNIEDTEGQLEQQVPKAWPLREGEQTQREAPQLAPVPIPLLSRARCPGCHPNARPGVPAAPSVPHAEPGDWCNQFARAGLAQEATGRDRGSARSNRQRPVPVQPAV, from the exons ATGGCAGTGCCCTGGGAGGAGTATTTCCGACTGGCCTTGCAGGAGAAACTGGCTAC ATCCCCCGAGCAGAATGTGGACCACCTCCCGCCAGTGCTCCATCTCCTGGAGAAGAGGCGAGAGCTGGCGGAGGCAGACCAGGGCCTGCAGGCCCAGAAGCAG gcGTTCCAGACCACCATGGCAGCCCTGAAACAGCGCTGGGAACAGCTGGAACAGAAGGAGCGGGAGCTCAAAGGGGCCTTTGTCCGCTTTGACAAGCTTCTGCAG GAGTCCGAGGCCCGGCGCGGCCGCGCGCAGCGGAGGGCGGCGGAGGAGCGGCGCCGCGCGGGCCGCCAGGAGGCCGAGGCGCTGCGGCTGCGGACCCAGCTgcgggagctgcaggaggagcgcgcgcggctgcagCGGCGGCTGGAGCGCCTGGAGCCCTGCGCGCGCCTGCTGGGGCGGGTGCTGGAGCAGCTGCCCGAG TTCCAGGAGGTCCCCGAGCTGGTGGCGCGCTTCGGCGGCCTGGCCGACGTGCAGGCGGCGCTGAGGCTCACGGCGCGCCAGCGGCTCGCGGAGCTGGAGGAGGCGCGCGCGCGGCTGCAGCGGCTGCGGGACGCCGGGCAGGACGAGCTGCTCCGGCAGGGCCAGCGGCGAGCGCAGCTGCTGGAGCGCCTGGAGGCGGCGCGGGAGCGCACGCGGCACTGG GAATCCAAGTGGGTTCAGATCCAGAACACGGCAGCTGAGAAGACCCTGCTCCTGGGACGCACTAGGATGTCAGCGCTCAACCTGTTCCAGCTGGTGTGCCAGCATCAGAGGCAGCCGGCCTCCCTGAACATCGAGGACACAGAGGGGCAGCTGGAGCAG CAGGTGCCCAAAGCATGGCCCCTCCGAGAAGGGGAGCAAACACAAAGGGAGGCGCCCCAGCTTGCCCCTGTCCCCATCCCACTCCTGTCCCGGGCCCGATGTCCAGGATGCCACCCAAACGCCAGGCCCGGAGTCCCCGCAGCCCCCTCTGTGCCTCATGCTGAGCCGGGTGATTGGTGTAACCAGTTCgccagggctggcctggcacAGGAGGCCACTGGGAGGGACAGAGGCTCGGCACGAAGTAACAGGCAAAGGCCAGTCCCTGTTCAGCCAGCCGTCTGA
- the DDX54 gene encoding ATP-dependent RNA helicase DDX54, with protein sequence MAAGTHPAAGPRSRAAMAQRRKKKGLRKRRGAAPQARSSDSEDGEFEIQAEDDARAQKLGPGRPLPTFPTSECTSDVEPDTREMVRAQNKKKKKSGGFQSMGLSYPVFRGVMKKGYKVPTPIQRKTIPVILDGKDVVAMARTGSGKTACFLIPMFERLKTHSAQTGARALVLSPTRELALQTMKFTKELGKFTGLKTALILGGDKMEDQFAALHENPDIIIATPGRLVHVAVEMNLKLQSVEYVVFDEADRLFEMGFAEQLQEIIGRLPGGHQTVLFSATLPKLLVEFARAGLTEPVLIRLDVDAKLNEQLKTSFLLVREDAKAAVLLHLLRTAVRPQDQTVVFVATKHHAEYLSELLTTQRVSCAHIYSAMDQTARKINLAKFTHGKCSALIVTDLAARGLDIPLLDNVINYSFPAKGKLFLHRVGRVARAGRSGTAYSLVAPDEVPYLLDLHLFLGRTLTLACPHEEPSGAVGGDGVLGRVPQSVVDDEDCSLRNTLEASLELRGLGRVADNAQQQYVRSRPAPSPESIKRAKELDLAGLGLHPLFSSRFEEKELQRLRLVDSIKSYRARATIFEINASSRDLSSQVMRAKRQKDRKAIARFQQGRQERRESLASAASSCPPPQGEPPKEEEEAEAGESVEDVFTEVVGRKRQQSAADPARGAKRRREEARQRDQAFYVPYRPKDFDSERGLSVSGDRGAFEQQAASAVLDLMGDEAQNLTRGRQQLKWDRKKKRFVGQSGQEDKKKIKTESGRYISSSYRRDLYQKWKQKQKIDDRDSEEEGAPERQGPERRGGKRGRGQGPPRPRPASAPAGRVRSELKSKQQILKQRRRAQKLRFLQRGGLKQLSARNRRRVRELQQAAFGRGAPSKKGKMRKRM encoded by the exons ATGGCGGCCGGCACGCACCCGGCGGCCGGCCCTCGGTCCCGCGCGGCCATGGCCCAGCGGCGGAAGAAGAAGGGGCTCCGCAAGCGCCGGGGCGCGGCCCCCCAGGCCCGCAGCAGCGACTCGGAGGACGGCGAGTTTGAGATCCAGGCGGAGGATGACGCGCGGGCCCAGAAG ctaGGACCCGGCAGACCCCTGCCCACCTTCCCCACGTCAGAATGCACCTCCGACGTGGAGCCGGACACGCGGGAGATGGTGCGAGCCcagaataagaagaagaagaagtcgGGAGGTTTCCAGTCCATGG GCCTGAGCTACCCGGTGTTCAGAGGCGTCATGAAGAAGGGCTACAAGGTGCCGACCCCCATCCAGAGGAAG ACCATCCCTGTGATCCTGGATGGCAAGGACGTGGTGGCCATGGCCCGGACGGGCAGTGGCAAGACGGCCTGCTTTCTCATCCCCATGTTCGAGCGGCTCAAGACACACAGTGCCCAGACCGGGGCCCGCGCCCTCGTCCTCTCGCCCACCCGAGAGCTGGCTCTGCAGACCATGAAGTTCACCAAGGAG ctGGGCAAGTTCACGGGCCTCAAGACTGCCCTGATCCTGGGCGGAGACAA AATGGAAGACCAATTTGCGGCCCTGCATGAAAATCCTGACAT AATCATTGCTACCCCAGGACGCCTGGTGCATGTGGCCGTGGAGATGAACCTGAAGCTGCAGAGTGTGGAGTACGTGGTGTTCGACGAGGCCGACAG gcTCTTTGAGATGGGGTTTGCAGAGCAGCTGCAGGAAATCATCGGCCGCCTCCCTGGGGGCCACCAGACAGTTCTGTTCTCCGCCACGCTGCCCAAGCTGCTGGTGGAGTTCGCCCGGGCCG GCCTCACGGAGCCCGTGCTCATCCGGCTCGATGTGGACGCCAAGCTCAACGAGCAGCTCAAG ACCTCCTTCTTGCTGGTGCGCGAGGACGCCAAGGCCGCTGTGCTGCTGCACCTGCTGCGCACCGCGGTGCGGCCCCAGGACCAGACGGTGGTGTTTGTGGCCACGAAGCACCACGCCGAGTACCTCAGCGAG CTGCTGACGACCCAGCGGGTGAGCTGTGCCCACATCTACTCCGCCATGGACCAGACAGCCCGCAAGATCAACCTGGCCAAGTTCACGCACGGCAAGTGCTCTGCCCTCATCGTGACCGACCTGGCGGCCCGGGGCCTGGACATCCCGCTGCTGGACAACGTCATCAACTACAGCTTCCCCGCCAAGGGCAAGCTCTTTCTGCACCGCGTGG GCCGCGTGGCCCGGGCTGGCCGAAGTGGTACGGCCTACTCCTTGGTGGCCCCGGACGAGGTCCCCTACCTGCTGGACCTTCACCTGTTCCTGGGCCGCACCCTCACCCTCGCCTGCCCCCACGAGGAGCCCTCAG GTGCGGTCGGTGGGGATGGCGTGCTTGGCCGGGTGCCACAGAGCGTGGTGGACGACGAAGACTGCAGCCTGCGGAACACCCTGGAGGCGTCGCTGGAGCTGCGGGGCCTGGGCCGCGTGGCCGACAACGCCCAGCAGCAGTACGTGCGCTCACGGCCGGCGCCCTCGCCGGAGTCGATCAAGAGGGCCAAGGAGCTGGACCTCGCGGGGCTGGGCCTGCACCCCCTCTTCA gctCGCGCTTCGAAGAGAAGGAGCTGCAGCGGCTGAGGCTGGTGGACAGCATCAAGAGCTACCGCGCACGGGCG ACCATCTTTGAGATCAACGCCTCTAGCCGGGACCTGAGCAGCCAGGTGATGCGTGCCAAGCGGCAGAAGGACCGCAAGGCCATCGCCCGCTTCCAGCAGGGGCGGCAGGAGCGGCGCGAAAGTCTGGCCAGCGCAGCCTCAAGCTGCCCGCCACCACAGGGCGAGCCGcctaaggaggaggaggaggcggaggcagGAGAGAGCGTGGAG GATGTCTTCACAGAGGTCGTGGGCCGGAAGCGGCAGCAGTCGGCTGCTGACCCTGCCCGAGGGGCCAAGAGGCGGAGGGAGGAGGCCCGGCAGCGGGACCAGGCATTCTACGTCCCCTACCGGCCCAAGGACTTTGACAGCGAGCGGGG CCTGAGCGTCAGTGGCGACCGGGGGGCCTTTGAGCAGCAGGCGGCCAGCGCTGTCCTGGACCTGATGGGGGACGAAGCCCAGAACCTGACCAGGGGCCGGCAGCAGCTCAAGTG GGACCGGAAGAAGAAGCGGTTTGTGGGACAGTCGGGACAAGAGGACAAGAAGAAGATCAAGACTGAGAGTGGCCGCTACATCAGCAGCTCCTACAGGCGGGACCT CTACCAGAAgtggaaacagaaacagaaaatcgATGATCGTGACTCGGAGGAGGAAGGGGCGCCCGAGCGGCAGGGCCCAGAGCGAAGAGGTGGGAAGCGGGGCCGAGGCCAAG GTccaccccggccccgccccgccagTGCCCCCGCGGGCCGCGTGCGCTCCGAGCTCAAGAGCAAGCAGCAGATCCTGAAGCAGCGGCGCCGAGCCCAGAAGCTGCGCTTCCTGCAGCGCGGGGGCCTCAAGCAGCTCTCCGCCCGCAACCGGCGCCGTGTCCGGGAACTGCAGCAGGCCGCCTTCGGCCGGGGCGCCCCCTCCAAGAAGGGCAAGATGCGGAAGAGGATGTGA
- the CFAP73 gene encoding cilia- and flagella-associated protein 73 isoform X3 — protein sequence MAVPWEEYFRLALQEKLATSPEQNVDHLPPVLHLLEKRRELAEADQGLQAQKQAFQTTMAALKQRWEQLEQKERELKGAFVRFDKLLQESEARRGRAQRRAAEERRRAGRQEAEALRLRTQLRELQEERARLQRRLERLEPCARLLGRVLEQLPEFQEVPELVARFGGLADVQAALRLTARQRLAELEEARARLQRLRDAGQDELLRQGQRRAQLLERLEAARERTRHWESKWVQIQNTAAEKTLLLGRTRMSALNLFQLVCQHQRQPASLNIEDTEGQLEQVKLFILDLSSVLASLRQAQPTASQ from the exons ATGGCAGTGCCCTGGGAGGAGTATTTCCGACTGGCCTTGCAGGAGAAACTGGCTAC ATCCCCCGAGCAGAATGTGGACCACCTCCCGCCAGTGCTCCATCTCCTGGAGAAGAGGCGAGAGCTGGCGGAGGCAGACCAGGGCCTGCAGGCCCAGAAGCAG gcGTTCCAGACCACCATGGCAGCCCTGAAACAGCGCTGGGAACAGCTGGAACAGAAGGAGCGGGAGCTCAAAGGGGCCTTTGTCCGCTTTGACAAGCTTCTGCAG GAGTCCGAGGCCCGGCGCGGCCGCGCGCAGCGGAGGGCGGCGGAGGAGCGGCGCCGCGCGGGCCGCCAGGAGGCCGAGGCGCTGCGGCTGCGGACCCAGCTgcgggagctgcaggaggagcgcgcgcggctgcagCGGCGGCTGGAGCGCCTGGAGCCCTGCGCGCGCCTGCTGGGGCGGGTGCTGGAGCAGCTGCCCGAG TTCCAGGAGGTCCCCGAGCTGGTGGCGCGCTTCGGCGGCCTGGCCGACGTGCAGGCGGCGCTGAGGCTCACGGCGCGCCAGCGGCTCGCGGAGCTGGAGGAGGCGCGCGCGCGGCTGCAGCGGCTGCGGGACGCCGGGCAGGACGAGCTGCTCCGGCAGGGCCAGCGGCGAGCGCAGCTGCTGGAGCGCCTGGAGGCGGCGCGGGAGCGCACGCGGCACTGG GAATCCAAGTGGGTTCAGATCCAGAACACGGCAGCTGAGAAGACCCTGCTCCTGGGACGCACTAGGATGTCAGCGCTCAACCTGTTCCAGCTGGTGTGCCAGCATCAGAGGCAGCCGGCCTCCCTGAACATCGAGGACACAGAGGGGCAGCTGGAGCAG GTGAAGCTGTTCATTCTGGACCTGTCCTCTGTGCTGGCCAGCCTGCGCCAGGCCCAGCCCACAGCCTCCCAATGA